The DNA window AAAGGCTTGGTTGACAATGCAGGAAGTTTAGAGTAGGTCCTTCAGGGAATATTGAATCATGAGGGCGCTAACCTTAAcattggattaatccatttgatggatagtTGGGAGTTGGCAGAAAccgtaggaggtggggcctacttGGAGGAAGCAGGCCACTGAGGACATACCCTGGAAGGGTATGTTTTATGTCCAGTCCCTTCCAAATTCCCTTTATCTGCTTCTTAGCTTCCATTTGCTGAGAAACTTTCCTTTGCTACTTCCTTCCTTCATGATGCTCTACCTCAGCTAAGGTTCAAAGGAATGTAGTCAACCAACCAtgggctgaaacctctgaaactaggaGCCACAATAAAACTTCCCTCCTTTAACttgtttatgtcaggtattttggttacagtgatgaaagctgactaaaaccgtGTCACACTCTTTATTCAACGACAGTAGATCTTTCTTTGAGAGTGAGTGTGATATTTATAAACACACATATCTACAAATGAAAGATTGAATGTTAAAACTACTAATCAAGTTGGAGCATATATTAGTTGATGATTAAAACTGGATATAACTCAAATATTTAAGCTCTCTTTGGTTATAAACTTCTTTAATTCAGCTTccataaaaaaaatcacaaaatgatTTTGGCATGGGGTTATTACCGGGTTATATAGAAATCCTCCTAAAGTAACTATAATAAAGGGTAATTTTCATTTGAATAAATACCTAACTAATGGTGTTCATAAACTTGTAGTTTGTTCAGGACTCAGTGGGaaaaagtcatttctaagcccacATAACATTAGCTGGGCTGACTTGAAATCTAAGATGAACTGGAAGACCAGAGTCTGAAATCACCCAAAGTCTACTCACATGTCCAGCGGGTAACACTGGCTATAGGATGGGCCCTAACTAGGAATGTCAATTGAAAACTGCTCACAGTATAGTGTTCAGGGTCTAGGAGCTAGTGAGCAAAGCAAAGGGCATGGCATTTTTATGACTCAGCCTTGAGGGTCATGTGGAATAACTCCTGAGGTACTCCATTGGCCAAGGAGATGAAAAAGACTACCAGATTTCAAGGGAAGGGATTTAGAAGTCACAGCAAAAAAGGAGATCGGAAGAATGTAAAGGTTACATTGTAAAGGGAACCTGTGGGATTGGATATGTTGGAGTATACAGTACCATGTACCTTAATTTCATATATATTAATCCAGAATTTTTATCCATAAACTATATTTTTATTCAGTTAACAAACTTTAGAAAATCTgcttccaaacaaaattcaccccATCAAAGAAATTCTATCTGATGCAACAAACATTTAATTCATTTCCTATAGAAATTGCTTCATAGGGAGTAAATTGAGAAGATATCTTACATGGAATCATTTAGAAATAAAGTTTTAAAGTGGGCAGGAATATATCATTATGTATATCGTGCCCTGCCCCAGTGCATGAAAATGTCATATAGAAAGAGGTGTGCTCAATAAATAATGTCACATGAAGGAATATAAAGCCATCTGATGATGTGTTTTCTagacatttcaaaaaaaaatattgtgttcTTTAGCCTTATAGTGATCCTAATATTATTGTTATACATGTAGGCCAGAATACGTGAACTTTGGaactattttcaaatattacattttgttttcagaatgcaGGAATCATATAGTGAGTACTCTTCTTGCTTGTGCTGAGAAAGCCCTAATACTCCTACAGTAATAATCAAATCATATCATAATTAATTTTACACATTCTTGCCTCTAACTTTAGGTTGCAGGCAACTCAAGGGTTGGATTGTCCCCCTAAATATTCCATTGCCAGAGGATTGTACTTCTGCTACATGGTAAAGTCTGTTCACTAATTTTTGAGAGAATTAATGAGAATctgaatttatatttaaaaaaaattagttccaCAAAAGTGATGGAATTTGAGAACTATGAATAAAAAATACTGTATTTAACTTAATATCAGAACAAATACATTCTTATATTTAGCTCAACATATTACCTCTGTGTACACTGCAGTGTTTTTTAAAATAGAGaaggaaaattctagaaatattTTCCCCTTTATTTAAAGTAGCACAACATCCTCAAGAGATCAAACCACATCATATCTCTCAGCTGTAGAAACGGGAAGGAGCAGGCCAGACCACCTCAGAATCCATGGTAACGTGAATAGGTTTATTAtacatgttcatgaatgtttgtGGGTCCATAAATTGTTCACATTTCAACAGATACTTTATGATTTGTTCTGGAAGGAGTAGCTCAGGTGCAACTTGGTGCAAATTATCCCCTGGTCCCTTAGCACCCGCTTTCATAGCCTTAAAAAGGTGAAGTGCTAGTTTATGAGTCTGGGTGAGGAAATCTGTGATGACCTCATTTAAGGACTGTGACTGTGTCACATCATCAAGATACATAACTGGCACTTTGATGACTGAAACGTGCCATTGCATGAAGAATCTCGTTGGGATGTTATGAGAAATGACTATAATTTTCATGTTTTGGACAAAAtactctgtttcctttctttcatggTCTAGATAATCTAAAAGAATCTGGTAGAGGGTATCACTGGAAGACTCAAGGATATGCAGAAGGGACGTGGGGTATATGAGCAATAATCCTGTCACTGCTTCTCCTAGGTGATGTTTCAAAATCGACTGAAATACTTGTTCATAGTATTCAGCAATTTCTTTTTTCTCCAGGTGTGCTTGTGTGTTGGCCACTAGAAACATCCTATGAAGGAGGAATTTCTTTAGCTGTAGTCTTTGTTTCTCTTCCAGAAGGTGCAAATAATTGCCGCGGGGTACTTGTGGCATTAGAGCTTGCAAGGGTAAAGTCCTTTTGCGGCCCTTCTGACTGTGGCCCAGGTTGGCCATGAAGAATtctatttattcttctagatgaTCTCAGATTTTAGTTTATCACATCATCAGGAGATATCTTTAGTGATGAACTCTTACTTTTATTTcttctgaccaaaaaaaaaaaaaaaaaaaaagagtaattgtTTTTCAAATGTTACTGAATAGAAAAATCCCTTCCCAGGGCTATCAATTAAGAATGTCTTTGAAATGAAAGAGAAAGTCAGGAGTCTTACACTTTAGAGATTGGTTTTAAGTTTGCAGTGAAATAGCTATTATAGATCCTAAGAAGAAAACTTTGCCAATGTAATGGTGACTACACAttgttgtgtgttttctttttgtcaattaaaaaatggtatatttattattcttccaatttattttataaatttaacagtctataactttaaaataaaatctggggcactctaaatccaagtgaacctatttaatatttacttgaaacactaaaagttaagtgtTTATTGGATAAAAATGATACACTTTTCAAGAAGTGTTGATACTTTGTTTCTTCTCCTATCAATAAAATTACTCTTGTTTGTTATCATTCTTAaggtttaaataaaaatattttgctagTTTAACTTAACCTTCTTAGAAATCCCCTGCTCTCCAAGGtacacatttctttcttctttcaagTGCTCTGCACCTACCTGCCCCAGGTCCTGCTTGCCTGTCCTCCATCATTCCACCAACTGCCAGTGCTCTGTGCTCTCAGCCCTCCTGGGTTCTGACTGCCACAGGGCATTGATGAGTTGGAATGCCAGTGGCATTAAAGGGCCAGAGTGCTCATGCAAGTCCCATCTCCTCATTTATTGAGAGTAGGCCAACCAACACCTCGATGTCACTGTAGGGGAAGTGAGGGCTTCTTTGCCCAAATGACTTTTTGTTAGCCAGGTCCATTTGTAAGTCAGAGGTGGTGGACctgactttttttcttccttttcatttGGGTCAATAAAAAGTGTGGTTGTAGAGTTTTTCTGTTATACAAATTAAATACTGAAATAACACATATCTGAATCAGTGTGATGGCGAATCTGTTATGAGAAAGTGCAACAATTGCATTTGGGTTCCTTAATTTAATGTGAATTGAAGTTAATGTttagaataaaaattaataatatcatCTATAAACATTATATTCTCACAACCTCTAAACAACAATTTGAAAGCAACAAGGTTAGCAATCActcttatttaattaaaaaaattaaaacttagaGTGCTTTTTTTTCTCACGAGGTTGCATTACTCAAACTAATGattaaattttaataatgtaCAGTAATAAATTATCCCTGAAAGTGGAGGCTGAGAGGTGatctaataattttttaattgtgTGATACATAAAAATCTACCGTAATTCCTCACTTCATCATTTCCCGAAACAACACAATCTTTCCCAAGTTGTTAACCTTGTCATTGCCTAGTTTTGGGATTGTCGTCATTCTCAGTCTTCTTGCAGCTTTGCACAACACTCCTCTGTTGATCACAATCTGCACCGTGATCTTCTCTCTTCCCCTGATTCTCATGACTCTGTACTGCCCTGAATTTTGGTGTATCCCAATTCCTTTTCACATCTAGCCATGGGCAATACTGAGGCTCTGTGCTCATGCATATCTCCCACTCTACTTCCTTGCTCTTAGTTCAGCATTATCTATACTTCTCTTTTGTAAGGATATTTGGGTAGTTCTTGTTGCTACTCTGGCCTCTAGGTTTCATGATTGACAATGTGGATTGACCACTGATCTTTCCTACTGAGCTCAGCTGTGGACTGGGAATCTTCACTCTAAAGACTCAAGGCAGGCATAACTAGTTGGCTAGGGTTgacaaagatgaaaaaaatgagCCCATTCCAGAATCTTCTCTTCATAGAAGACTCCTAAATTATTTCCAgtcatttatttcttatttacaaCTCCCCTTTCCTTAGGTGTGACTCTATTCTTTTGAATTTAAAAATGCCAAcattctactattttccttaTTAATTCTGTTTACAAATACCCTACTAGTATTTGtattaacttttttttcctcttagtttTCAGGCAAAAATCTTCTGTCTGTTCTTCTCATGTTTCCTAAAAGTTATCACCAAGTTTATTCTCTTTGAAATGCATTTAAATTCTAGATTTTCATTACCCCCTTCATAGTCCCCCGTCTTTATTTGGATTATGATAAGAGTCTTACGCCCTCAATATTTCTCCATCCCCAAAATTCAGCCAAAAGTATGAAATTCATTTGCCTGATAATGTTAGAAATATACtaactttttattttgcaaaATTCCTGCTGGTATGTCCCCTCCATAGAATGCCAAGAGAGGGAACATCTCCCTTCACCAGGTCTACAGTGATTTCTGGCATTTATTTCCAAACCCCAATGATGGATTAGACCAaagattgcttagtgcctcaccactgctgaggctggctttgaacttgagatcctcctgcctcagcctcctgagccgctgggattacaggtgcaggcTACTGTGCCTAGttttccatgaaattttttttttgttgttgttattgggtTATTTCCTCCACAGTTGCCAAAAAGCTATCTTAAAGGTTGAAGGGGCACTTCTCTTATATTTTTGGCTTTCATGGATCATACTACCAGGTACCCATAGTAAAGTTTGTGATCAGATAAGAATAGAAATAGTGGTAGGTGtattggcacacacctgtaatttcagcaactcaggaggctgaagcgggAGTTTAAGGACAATGAGAGCGCATTCACTAAACTTCCCAAGAAAACTTACTGCTGCTTCCATCTTGATGTTTCTAATGCACTGAACATTATTTGCATGatatctatttttttgttttctgcaCTGTTTCAAGAGAATCTCTGATTCCTGGCTGTCTCATCACCCCTATCTAACTCTTAGATTCTGAATTTAGAaaccaatattttcatttttacatttctaTAGTGACAATATTACCTTGCACACCAATAAGTCTGAGATCAATGAGTAGTTAATGATAGTAGATGGATTTGGTTGGATCACAGGAACGATGCAGgaattttcctttaaatttacTGTAGTCAAACCATAAACATGCTCCATTTTCAGAGAAATGACCATGTAAtagatttattattatatttttagtttaaggccatcctcagcaagttaaagagaccttgtctcaaaataaaaaataaaaatggctgggaatgtagctcagtggtaaagcaccttgaGTTGAAAACCCAGtagcccccacccccccacaaaaaaaagtgacaaaaatAACAACATGTAGGTATAACAAAAACTGTCCAAATAACAGTTTAGACAGTTTTTACTAATTGGTATGTATAACTAAAGTTGCACATTCTTCTTTCAATGGACACTCAACATTTGAGTTCTCAGGTGCAACAGTTCTTTTGTTCTAcatattaaaggccattttcttacttacacTCAGATGGCGACTCAGACAGAACTCTTCTATCTATTGATCTGGATAAGGAGGCATTTATGTTTTTCCCCAAGAGTGATTTGTTAAGAATAGATATACAAGTTCAAATTCAAGCCTCTTATAAGTCACAGAACTGAATAGGAAATGATGATGCTGACCCTTTTTCAATTGTTTACCTATCCACTTTGTTACTCAACTTGTATCATACTCATACACAGAATATACTTGCCAAACAGTGTACTTTACTATTCCCtacatatttttattgttttgttgtcCAGAATCAAATATTTCTGGATAAACAAGTTCtcaatgttcctttttttttccattgtaaaATAGATGGAACAGTTAGAAaggattaaaattaaaataaccaaaTGCCAATTAATGAGTATTTACCATGTAGCAGGCACTAGATTGTTTTACATGCACTAAGTTAGTCTACCCAACAAACCTATAAGGTAAAAAGATATTTGTTCACAACTTATAAAGGAGaaaactaacatatggaataattaAGTACTTTGCACACAATTCAAATTTGCTCTCATCATCCAGTCTAGTCTGTCTACCTAGAGTAAAAAGTGAGTAAATGATCTTCTCTGCCTACCCATTACCACAGGGCTATTCATCCCTCATCTTGTAT is part of the Callospermophilus lateralis isolate mCalLat2 chromosome 1, mCalLat2.hap1, whole genome shotgun sequence genome and encodes:
- the Tex47 gene encoding testis-expressed protein 47, whose product is MANLGHSQKGRKRTLPLQALMPQVPRGNYLHLLEEKQRLQLKKFLLHRMFLVANTQAHLEKKEIAEYYEQVFQSILKHHLGEAVTGLLLIYPTSLLHILESSSDTLYQILLDYLDHERKETEYFVQNMKIIVISHNIPTRFFMQWHVSVIKVPVMYLDDVTQSQSLNEVITDFLTQTHKLALHLFKAMKAGAKGPGDNLHQVAPELLLPEQIIKYLLKCEQFMDPQTFMNMYNKPIHVTMDSEVVWPAPSRFYS